The region TTTCAGAAGCTGGGATTGGGCCGGCTTTCCTTTCTTATCTTAACCAGGCTCAAGGGAAGTTAGAAGTCAAAGAAGCCTTGGTGCCTAGCGAAAGTACGAATTGGATGATCGGGCCGAGACAAAACCTAAATGTTAAGGTATGGCAGCTGATAGCTAGAAAGATTCTGTCTCGCGATCTGGAAAGATCTGCTTTGAAAGGAccaggaaaaaagaaaagagacgaGTTCAGACAGACTTGAGACTGAAAACTGTCCCTCCGAAAGTCGGATAAGCATTACAAGTCAAGACCAGGTTCTGGGGAACCTTAAACTACTAGTGTCTTAGCCGGACGCCTTCTTCCTCCTAGTTCAGACCGACTTTCTCCTTTTCCGGACAGTTCCTCTATTAGTGAAGCTTCGGGGGAAGCATAACTAGCTAGAACACCTGACTTGAGATAAGCCGTTGACGCACTTAGACCCGCTCCTCATCTTCTTGAGACTGATTCTTGGACTTATGAAAGTCTCCCAACCGATAGGAAGAAGCGGAAAGGCAGTTTCCAAGCCTCACAGCCGAGTCTTTTCTACCAGCCTTTGATCGACTCTGGCAACGCTAACTGTAAGAAGTTTGACTGAGTGACCAGGATGTGTAATAGCTTTCTCGATGAGAGGACCTttactttttgtttttattatttcttgTTGTTAAGATTTCCTGTCTCGCTTATGTAAGCATTTCGGGTTCAACGAGTAGGGTATCGGCTTTGGAGTTTAGCTAGATTAGCAGTTCGGGCAGGTCAAAGGGGATCATCTGGGGAGAATCGAGAGGGACCTAAGCGGGGCCGATGAGTGATACGAACAAAGGGGTTCCATAATGTTCAGGACCATCGATTCTTCGGACGTCAGCTGATAGGATATTAGACAGTAGGGAACCGAAGCACAGAAAGAGCTAGGAAAGTCAGTAGCAGAACCCCAAAAACCAATTGTTTCAAATTCAACTTGCAACTACATAGAACACCGCCCACTGGACACCAAGCCAAACTCACCAGAGAGGTAGTTCACACCAACTCACTTCGATTAACCCGGACTTAACGGATGCAGCCTTTCCGGTTAACCTATTTATTAGCTGCGCCCAATCATTATTGCGACATTTTTTGTTCTTGCTGCTGTGATAATAAGGAATTGGATTCCCCTTATATATAAAGAAAAACTAGCCTTAGTTTTAGTTAAAGGGTTGCTCTCCAAATTTCTTATATCAGCAGGGTTTGGGGTGTATTTTCAGTGAAAGATCAAATCGTATCAAATCGTTCGGTTTGAGGGAAGCAATCCGATATTCTTATATGCGGGACATGCGATTTATTTTATGCTTGTGTGGTATGATCGGATTTTCGGTTTGGTGGGCTGTTGCGCCCGACCCTTTGCTGAATATACCTATATCAGTGTACTTACATGATCCAGGTCTTATACTAAAACTCTTTCGCGATACGTTTGTTAATCATATATGTAGTGTTCACCCTAATGTTGTAACCCATGCTCTTGCGGTGAACCTACTAAGAATATGGTCAGAGAGATTATTGATGAGCATATATCTTATGATCCGCTCGGGTGAAATAGCCGTAGAGCTAAGGTACTAACCCTTTCTACTTTGATAGCATCCATTATCATATGTATTGCACTAGCTGAATCCGTATCGCCGGAGGGTGTATATGTTAATCTGTTGTAATGGATTGAGTTATGTTAATAGATATCAACTACGCGGGTATAGTAAGAAGGCTGAGGTTCGATAGTAGCTATTCTGATTTCAGGCTCCCATTCATATTATAACATGATGAAGGAATATTCACTATCAGAGCTAAAGAATTAGCTACTCTATATCTAACTAAAACAACGAGGGAAGTATTCAACTCCACTACTAGTCAAGAAGTAAGAGAACTAACTATAGAGATTGCGCAACAAAGGATGATAGGGATCGACCCTCCTATGAGGACTCTCTTAGTACACTTTATGAGGAATAAGAGAATAAGGTATTCTTTAAGAAGGCCATCAAAGGAGCATCTAAGACAACAATCATTACACCTCTCTTATTTCAGTTGAGAAAGATTGAACATCTTCAAATATAGAGAGCATCCAGTCTTCACGAAAAGAGCGAGGGTTACAACAACCCTTCCGGTACAGGCTTTACCTTAATCAAAAGGTATGATAGTCAACTTACCCGAGAGTCGCTCACTCTACGACTTTCTGTTGTCGGTAACTGGTCTTGACCTTTTGCTTGGCATGTTGTTGGAATAGGCTGTGAAGCCAGATAGTGAAGTTCGAAGGAGGAAGAAAGCTAATAACTCTTTCTTTATCACCGTAAGTAGCAATAGACCGATCTTAGCCCTTTGACTCTTCTTGAACTGGATTCCACTCTAAGGGAAGTGAGCCGAGGAAAGGCAGTGAAGGTTCCACTCCGGGTGAAAGCCCTGGGTTGCGTAGAGAAAGGATAATGGAAGTGGTAAGGCAACGGGAACACCAACACCAACCGATCAGCTCCACGGAACAGATTGGACAAACCAACCATAACGCAACGCTCAAACAACGACAGCTTCCATTTAGGTTGCCGGATAAGATATTAGATATTTATTGTCTTTAAGCTGGCTAGCCGTAGAACACATTCTATAAAGGCTGGAAAGACCAGCGGGATATAGGATCTTGGAACCAACaaacaaaaccaaacaaaccgTAGCTCGCTCCTTCTTCCTTCGACAATGATTCCGCTTCCGGGGAATAAAGGAACCTAGCTATTTTGATTTGTCTTATCCGCTTTGTCGGGTGCGCTCTCTCTTCTGTCTCTTACTGGCTGGCGGCGGATCGAGGGGAGTGAGAGGACAGACAAGCATACCGAGGTCTTAGCAACTCTATCAAGTAAGAAAATCCTTACAGGTAAGAAGATAACCTCAACATCAACAGGCTAATCTAGACTGAAAGGAGAAGCGGAGAGAACTGGGCACTCTCTAATGTCAGGGAGTTTCAAGTTCAAGAAGCGGAGCTTTAGCGAGGCCTCGCCGATTGAGAGGAAAAAGACTGTTAAACAAACCTGCCTGGCCTTGATTCCAATCTCTTTCAAAGAAATTCAAAGAAGTTTCAGTGAAAGAGATTGGAATCAAGAAGTCAGTCCCAGTAGATAGAGTCAGGGAAGGGTATGGGTAAGGCAAGTGAAAACCATTGAGTCATTCCCCGCCTTGTATCTGTAAGCCATTGAGTCTAGCTCCTAGAGAACGGGTAAGAAGGAATAAGAAGTTAGAAGTAGTGTCAATCGGCGGCTTTCCCTCCGGCGTGAAAGACGAAGCGCAGAAATTCTTTGATTCGTTCGAGCGACGACCGCTAACGAAGAGCCGCTTTCACCTTTCTTTGAAAGAGGGGGTTAGAGCCTAATCTAATATGCCCATTTTGAAAGAGGGCATGTGTCATAAATATTGCATCGACGTTTATAGAGACTGAATCAATATCATATCAGACAGGTAAGGAGGAATGCAAGAGAATAAGAAGAGTAGCTGTTAGAGAATAGCTTGCTAGTCTTTTCGACGAATAGGTTGCACGTGGATATCTTACCTATGGATCTGAcctttcctttctctttctattTGTTGAATAGTGGAGCGTGTAGGTTTTATCCAGTGAAGCAATGCAAGACTGAATCCCATCCGGAGAGTTCGCTTCGATCCATGTACTCTGTTCTGTACACTACTGATTTTCCTACTTGCAAACCTCTAACCAAGGCTTGCTCCCTAGGATCTAGTCCAGATAATCTATCTATGATCTTTCCCCTAAAGCTAGGAGGGCGCTAAAGCCCTTCGCTTCGCCCCTTCTCCTTCGATCCAAGCCACAAGGCAAAAGGCAAGCTGACTTAGAGGCTGAATGCCTACTTTCTGAATAAAAGAATTGACCAAAGGCTATTCATCTAGCTATCGAGTCACCCTAACGGAGAACTCTAACTGAACTTTCTGCTTTCTTCCTTGATGGCTGAAGGAAAGACTTCATTGGTTGCTTGATGGCATTCCCCGGCCTACAGCACCGCTATGATAAATCCCAAGccagagaagagaaaggaattTCACCTCTTCTAGCCCTTtcatttaattaaatataatataatttaattgaaaTAGGGCGGCTAAAAATATCCCGTATGAAAGAACTGACTTTCTTCTTGAAAAAGGAAATCTGATTCCATAGTCAAGGCTGAGACAAATTCCGTGTTTACTTCGCGATAGCCTTAACTTGACATTCTCAAGCCATACTATCCCAATGGATTTTAAACTGACATTCTATCCTATATATCTCCGATACGATATAAGGGTTGCACTTCCGCTTATGGTAACTGAACTTGGTAACAAAAGTATTTCCCGGCAAGAATATCCTAAATTTCCTTCGGGCAAGTTCAGCTATAGTTGGGAAGGGAACGACTTTATGGGGATGCCCGTCTTGAACTTATAATTGATGTATGATAGAGCCTCCAGCATATAGGCCTATCTCGCTTTGACTCTTCTCACGAATTGGATTTGAACCAATATCTCCGGGCGACTTTCCTTTTAGTCGATCGTGAGTGGGTCTGTCGTCCGCCTCATTATAGTCCTCCTAAATTCAATAGCATTTCGTCGGAAAACATCCTGTCTTTTTACCTGAGTAGTCCTATGCATAGTCAGTACTATAGCCCCAATCATGGCAACTAATAAAATTAGACTAGGAACCAAAAACCAGACGAAATAGTAGGTATAAAGTAAATTGCCCAATGTTTCCAAATTAGTCCAACTTCGTACCTTTCCGGCATAAACCGTATATCTCAGAGAGGTCGTATTTCTTTGGGTTGGTAGTAATGGAATGGTTTCATTATCTAAAATGAAGAACATTTCCCACCAAAGGATCAGTCCAATAATACCACTGACTGGTAAATAGCGCAATACTTCTTCGTGAATCTCCGCTATTTGAATATGGAACATCATAACAACGAATAGGAATGAAACGGCTATAGCTCCTATATGAACTACTGGGAAGATCATAGCGGAGAAGTCGAGACCTAACAAAAGAAGTAAACTTGAAGTGTCGCGAAAGACTGGGATGGGAAACAAAACGGAATGTACCGGATTTTTAGCACGTGCAACCAtcaaaccagagaccaaagcaGGGCTCGACAAAACAGAAAGTATCATGGTACCCTTAGTCCAAAAAGCCTTCCCTGAAATGGAACTTTCATGCTGGAGCAAGAACTAGCATGAAAGTCGATCTATTACGACCAGCGCGGTTGTTCgtatttcattttcttcttccaagCCTTACATGCAATGCACTAAGTTACTTATATCCACAGACGGTAAGGGCTATTCTAAAATGCCCATTCCTGTATCTCTTTGGTCAGCCTCTGGTTTTAGCTATGTCGCCAGTGCAGTAGGGAGACCGCTGACTTCATGAAATTCTGTCTGATACTGCGCGAGCAGCACTTGGAAAGCATTATACAATATGTGATTTGTATAGCTATGTTCGCTTTCCTGGAGCTGCTCGCGTATGTCCCTGCTAATGGAGAATATAGCTTTCCCCTTCAACGTCTCCAGGGGATGGTCAGAAAGGCGATAGGTAGaaatcttctgaagaaagacGGGGGTCATAAAATCCGCGTAAGTGTCTTCCCTAAGCGCACGTCCCTCCGGATAGAAAAGAAAGCCCCGAATCTGATGTCTTCTTTCAAAGACAACTTGAGGGGAACACCCGTCCTCCACAAGTGCGGCTTCGATATGCTTTTCAATGTGGAGTTGAGTGCGAACAAAGGAGTCCAGAATTGTATCCGTATAAGCTACACCCCACCAATTAGTCCGCAATCGAGCAGCGAGCTCTGCTCGCCGGGTGTTCTCATCGAGAAGCGGAGGCTCTTCGGGAATCACAGGCTGCTGATTCACGCTCGCTTCGCTGGATTCGTTTGAAGATGGCATCGATTCTAACAACACACGTTCTTCGAAACTTCTCCAGCCCGAGGTCGATGCGCCTGATGGCACGTTGGAGGGTTGCTCCGCTGCAGGATTGGCAGCAGGTTGACCTCCTGCTGGATCCTGCATGTGCAAGGTATACCCCCCCAGGCCCGAAACCAGACAAAGAAGAATCATTACGGGACCGAGACATTCCCAACCCACAAGCCGAAAAAGAGCGCGAAGGCCAGTCTGTCAGAGGGCACTCTGGATCTTAAGGAAACTAAAACCCAACCAATCGAAACAGAAAGAAAGACACAAGAGAACCGGTGTAAGGATGATGCAAGGGATGATTAATCGACGAAATGTAGACTTAAGATGAGGAGATAACGGGCGAAGGAGATTCATTAGACCAGAAAATTTGTTAAATAGCATAGCACAATGAAATTTATGagataaatgaaaatatttaagaaaatgAGGAAGAGACACCAAAACCACGCGAAAGTAGAACCGTGGGAATTTGGATTGAAATTATCTAGGTACCAAAGGCCGATGAAACGGTGTCAAATGAGTTGATACCTTCGCCCACCGCAACTCTTGCTGCTTAAAGAAAGGTTTATTTACCTGCCTCCGCCTCTCCCGATGAAACCTTCTTTGCCGACGGAGGGAGCTTCCAAGAGCTGAGAGGATAAAGGATTTTCTACTAATTTTCTTCCCCTACTATACTATTCTATGCCAATTGCTTCTGTCCATTCTTCCTCTGCTTTTCCTTATCCTGCAATTGGATGCGCTATCCGGTCCAGTCCAACTGATCTACGAGGGTCGGGTGCTTGCTTCATCCAGTTAAAGGCATGTAGCTCCTTTGGCGGGGCTAAGAGGGTAGAGTGTTCCGCTCCTCTTCAAATCAAAGGTTCGGATGGAGCTAGCGACCACCACAGCTTATCCTCTTCTTTATTCCTTAATATGTATGGGCTTTTTCAAATTTTTCTGCTTCATTTATCGCTTAgtcctctttctctcttgggATTACTAGCGACCACGGCTAGTGACCACCGAGGCTTCTACATagtgttcttcttcttcctcaaaggGCTTGAGGTTTCCAGGTGCTATGACATCCACCCTGTTTTCTAAATACTTGAGAGACTGGTGACAAATAGAAGCTATAGCCTGATGCTGATGTAACCAATTCCTTCCTCTCAAAAGGTAGTATGAAGGAGCTTCATCTATCACATGAAATGTGCTTTCCCTTGTCGACTTGCCAGTGAGTGGAGAGTTTGACCTTTATTTTCCCAATCTTATTTGGGAAGAATCATTGAAGCCATGTATGATCAATTTCTTGGAGGACAAATGCTGACGAGTAAGGTTTTATACTGCACTGTGGGTAATGCCTTCTTCAGTTAGGCAGACAGCCTGTGGCCTCTTCTATTGACCGCcccttctttctttccttttgcgcaaaaattcctttcttttttctatttagCTTCTGCCACACATTTGACACTGACACCTGGGCTCCACCCGAGGATCACCCAGACGCACGAGCACAGATTGACTGGTGTACACTATCTGCACATCGCGGGACTTAGGCCTTTGCATGCAGCACCTGTCTTCCGCAGGTCTAGAGTAGCACAACTGAAGCAAAACCTTTCCATCTTTTCGGCAATACGCGCCCGGGAGAGAGAGACATCTCTCGTTATTGCTGCCTTTCTTACTACTTGGACACAGTCGTCTACGTAAAGGTCTGCACTCAGGAGAGATGCAGTCCCCCATGTATGACATCTTGGAGCCTTCACTGATGAATGTGAAGATGAAAGCACAAGAGACTAGCACCCTTTCTCAACCTAAGAAGCTTGCATCTAGGATTCAGACTAGCCCACAATCTCAAAGCAATTCCTCCTATCAGAGTCAACCCATGTCACAAAGCAATCCCTTTCATAAAAGAGAGACCATCAAGAGTTCAGCACTACCAGACTACGGCCTCCACTCAGACAGGTCTAGAGGCGAATTCGCAGTTTCAGCAGCAATCAGCTTCAACCGCAACAACCTCAAAGAGCCTCAGGCGTAAGAGCAGGTTCAACCAGCGCCGCTACAGCATTCTTAGGTGAGACCTGAAAAATCTCCCTTTCCGCTAGGTCAGTCTCAGTAATACCTACAGCCTCTACCTCAACTTCAGGGGTCAGTCAATACCTGGCAAGCCCCTGCTCAACCTTACCAAGATCTTCAACCTTCTATCCAAATCATCCCGCTAGTAGCCCCTCAGCCTACGCAATTAACTCCTCAAGACAAGAAAgcaacctatcaacaaccaagTAGCTCAACCATCTCCGGTAGCTAATCCTACCCAGACCGTAGCACCTCAGACCACTCAACCTCAGGGCCCAGATAACTGTGTCCGACTTGAAGAGGATGATTAGGGACCTCATTCAAGAGCCTACGCCTCTGACCCTCTCTCTCAAAGAGATGTGTCATTGTCTTCATCTTGCCGACCCTAAGGTACTTCATGTTGAATGAAAAGATTGGATTAGTCTTTCTCTTTCTGTACCCACCCCCGTTTGAGAGTGATTAAATATCAATAGGGAGACCTCCAAATAAGGAAGTTGCTCCTTTGAAAAGCctttttcttctaattttttGGGCAAGAATCAATCTCGGTTTAAGAGTTCACCCAATTGGGACATCCATTCAGAACCTGAAACCATTACCAACGAAAAAGAAGGTCTTAGAAAGGGGCTTCGATATATATATTagtgttaaaaaaaaagaaggatGCAGCGAGCCTGTTAAGCTGCGATTGAGCTTAACTTAAGTCTTTCCAAAAAAAGGGGTCACTTTATTGATAAGTTCCCATAAGAATACCTTTATCATCGATAATTTACAACAACTTCAACTGATGCCCACACCAAACGAGAGAACTCAGTTGGCTTAGGATTCGTAATGATCTGGAACATCGGTTCCAGTCTTCTTTACCGGCCCAATTCCTTCCTTGGCTGTTATTTGCATATAACTTAATGCTACTGGGCATGCCCGTCGGTGGATTCGCACTTCTCTTGGTGGAGTAACTTGCTTACAGTACACAGGGCGTCGTCAGTCGTGAATCCGATATATGCCTATATAATGATATGGAAAGGGATTGTCAAGTGGAAAAAGACCATTCGATTCCCCTCTCCCGTTGGTCGAGTTACTTCATACCTTGACCGGATCACATAGCGTTAGCGGAGTGGTAAACTTCGCAGCAGGACCAGCAAGCTTTTGGACATTGAATGTACACTCGAGGAGGACTGAACAGATGTAGAGGATCCTGACAAACGTCGGGGAAATCACACCTTGAAGAGTTGACATCATCTTCAATTCTTTTGCTTACGCATAAGAATTGAAGATGATAAAGGGGCATATAGGGTACTAGTTCTTCAATCATATCTGCACAAAATTCTGCCTTTCTTTTATGGGCACTCAAAAGTCAAGTGACCTTTCTTCTTGCATTGAAGGACCAACACTATATGTTTTTCAGGTTGTTCTGCACTCAgtgctttttcttcttttgaaacATATTATTTTGCGCAGCATTAGTCTTTTCTTTTCAGACTGCTGTTCAAATCTCTTTTCAGCTTCTGCCTAAATAAAATGGTCAGATCAATCATAGTTAAAGGAGGAGTTTCACGGGAGAGAGTGGTTGTCAAAGACTCAAACGACTTCAGCAGACTTCCCGGTCACTAATCACGATCAGTCATTTTGACTCTAACTGCTCAAAATTATTTGAGAATATTCTCCATCTTGTCGGACGTGCTGAGACACGCTCGTCCCCTCTTGCATCTTGCTTGGAAAAAACCGTTGCCGAAGAAACTTCATGTTTACCATTGTCACTGACTCATACATTCTCTGTGGAGTCTCCCAGATTTATCATGCAGACTTAATGTCTCCCACTGAAACTAGTACCTTATCCTTGACCACCATTAGCACAGCTTCGAAGAACCTCTTTTTTTTACTGTCCACAACTATAGATGCTGCtgttcatttctttttttttgtttggctaCAACGGGTACGCTCTCTAGAAGATTAGCTCGGGGCTGTTCACTTTCACTTGGTCGCCTGGTATCTTTGAAACCTCTTTGCTTGCGGAGGCAGGAGTGCGTCTGAGCGA is a window of Lotus japonicus ecotype B-129 chromosome 5, LjGifu_v1.2 DNA encoding:
- the LOC130720082 gene encoding NADH-ubiquinone oxidoreductase chain 6, which codes for MILSVLSSPALVSGLMVARAKNPVHSVLFPIPVFRDTSSLLLLLGLDFSAMIFPVVHIGAIAVSFLFVVMMFHIQIAEIHEEVLRYLPVSGIIGLILWWEMFFILDNETIPLLPTQRNTTSLRYTVYAGKVRSWTNLETLGNLLYTYYFVWFLVPSLILLVAMIGAIVLTMHRTTQVKRQDVFRRNAIEFRRTIMRRTTDPLTID